Proteins from a genomic interval of Clostridium sp. M62/1:
- the carB gene encoding carbamoyl-phosphate synthase large subunit, with translation MRRNDIHKVMIIGSGPIIIGQACEFDYSGTQACKALRKLGYEIVLVNSNPATIMTDPETADVTYIEPLNVDRLTQIIEKERPDALLPNLGGQSGLNLCSELAAAGVLDKYNVQVIGVQVDAIERGEDREEFKETMASLGIEMARSEVAYSVEEALAIADKLGYPVVLRPAYTMGGEGGGLVYNVEELKTVCARGLQASMVGQVLVEESILGWEELELEVVRDSKNNMITVCFIENIDPVGVHTGDSFCSAPMLTISEEVQKRLQEKSYKIVEAIQVIGGTNVQWAHDPKTDRDIVIEINPRTSRSSALASKATGFPIALVSAMLATGMTLDEIPCGKYGTLDKYVPSGDYIVIKFARWAFEKFKGSQDKLGTQMKAVGEVMSIGKTYKEALQKAIRSLERGRYGLGHAGFQKKTKKELLSMLHTISSERQFIMYEALRKGATVEELHDLTQIKSYFIAQMKELVEEEEAILKYKGQVPPVEVLRQAKLDGFADKYLSELLEVSEEEIRNARTEAGIEEGWEGVHVSGTEDSAYYYSSYHIKDQSPCSDNKKIMILGGGPNRIGQGIEFDYCCVHAALALKELGFETIIVNCNPETVSTDYDTSDKLYFEPLTLEDVLSIYHKEKPLGVIAQFGGQTPLNLAADLKKYGVNILGTTPETIDMAEDRDLFRAMMDKLNIPMPESGMAVNVEEALEIANKIGYPVMVRPSYVLGGRGMEVVHDDEAMSFYMQQAVGVTPDRPILIDRFLHHATECEADAISDGENVFVPAVMEHIELAGIHSGDSACILPSRNLTMDQVETIKDYTSRIAKEMHVVGLMNMQYAIEDGEVYVLEANPRASRTVPLVSKVCNIKMVKLATDIMTSHLTGRPSPVPELKEKKIPHYGVKMPVFPFKMFPEVDPVLGPEMRSTGEVLGMSPNVGEAIYKAQEATQTRLPSEGTVLLSVNDMDKPELIEVAKGFYECGFKLMGTGRTYDIMKAAGLPAEKVAKIDEGRPNVLDKITNKSVNIIINTPLDKKGLGDDSYIRKAAVKGKIPYFTNMAAAKATVQALKTIKKNGHLGVKSLQEFHSEIKEQ, from the coding sequence ATGAGAAGAAATGACATTCACAAAGTAATGATTATTGGCTCCGGTCCAATCATTATCGGACAGGCATGTGAGTTCGACTATTCTGGAACTCAGGCATGTAAAGCTCTTAGAAAGCTCGGCTATGAGATTGTGCTGGTAAACTCCAACCCGGCTACCATCATGACAGATCCGGAAACTGCTGATGTTACCTATATCGAGCCTCTGAATGTAGACCGTCTGACACAGATTATTGAAAAGGAGCGTCCAGACGCGCTGCTCCCGAACCTGGGCGGACAGTCCGGACTGAACCTGTGTTCTGAGCTGGCAGCAGCAGGCGTTCTTGACAAATACAATGTACAGGTAATCGGCGTTCAGGTAGATGCCATCGAGCGCGGCGAGGACAGAGAGGAATTCAAGGAGACCATGGCAAGTCTTGGAATCGAGATGGCCAGAAGCGAGGTTGCCTACTCTGTGGAGGAGGCTCTGGCTATCGCTGACAAGTTAGGCTACCCGGTAGTTCTCCGTCCGGCCTACACCATGGGCGGCGAGGGCGGCGGCCTTGTGTATAACGTGGAGGAATTAAAAACTGTCTGCGCCAGAGGTCTTCAGGCAAGTATGGTCGGCCAGGTTCTGGTTGAGGAGTCTATCCTCGGCTGGGAAGAGCTGGAGCTGGAGGTTGTCCGCGATTCCAAGAACAACATGATTACCGTGTGCTTCATCGAGAACATCGACCCGGTAGGCGTTCACACAGGTGATTCCTTCTGCTCCGCACCGATGCTCACCATCTCTGAGGAAGTTCAGAAGCGCCTGCAGGAGAAGTCCTACAAGATTGTAGAGGCGATTCAGGTTATCGGCGGAACAAACGTACAGTGGGCTCATGATCCGAAGACAGATCGTGACATTGTCATCGAGATCAACCCGAGAACATCCCGTTCCTCCGCTCTTGCATCCAAGGCAACCGGCTTCCCTATCGCTCTCGTATCTGCCATGTTAGCTACAGGCATGACGCTGGATGAGATTCCATGCGGAAAGTACGGAACCCTCGACAAGTACGTTCCGTCCGGCGATTATATTGTCATCAAGTTTGCGCGCTGGGCATTTGAGAAATTCAAAGGCTCACAGGATAAATTAGGTACTCAGATGAAGGCTGTAGGCGAGGTTATGAGTATCGGAAAGACCTACAAGGAGGCCCTTCAGAAGGCGATCCGAAGCCTCGAGAGAGGACGCTACGGCTTAGGCCATGCAGGCTTCCAGAAGAAGACGAAGAAGGAGCTGCTCTCTATGCTCCACACGATTTCCAGCGAGCGCCAGTTCATCATGTATGAGGCTTTAAGGAAGGGAGCCACAGTGGAGGAGCTTCACGATCTGACACAGATCAAGAGCTACTTTATCGCTCAGATGAAGGAGCTTGTGGAGGAGGAGGAGGCAATCCTCAAGTACAAGGGACAGGTTCCTCCGGTTGAGGTGCTTCGCCAGGCCAAGTTAGACGGTTTCGCAGACAAGTATTTAAGCGAGCTTCTGGAGGTTTCCGAGGAGGAGATCAGAAACGCCAGGACAGAGGCCGGAATCGAGGAAGGTTGGGAGGGCGTTCATGTAAGCGGAACAGAGGATTCTGCATACTACTACTCCAGCTACCACATTAAGGATCAGAGCCCCTGCAGCGACAACAAGAAGATCATGATTCTCGGCGGCGGCCCGAACCGTATCGGACAGGGTATCGAGTTCGACTACTGCTGCGTACACGCTGCATTAGCCCTCAAGGAGCTGGGATTTGAGACAATTATCGTAAACTGCAATCCGGAGACTGTTTCCACAGACTACGATACCTCTGACAAGCTGTACTTCGAGCCGCTTACACTGGAGGACGTGTTAAGCATCTACCATAAGGAGAAGCCCCTTGGCGTTATCGCTCAGTTCGGAGGCCAGACACCGCTTAACCTGGCAGCTGATCTGAAGAAGTACGGCGTAAACATCCTGGGAACCACACCGGAGACCATCGACATGGCTGAGGACAGAGATCTGTTCCGCGCTATGATGGATAAGTTAAATATTCCGATGCCGGAGTCAGGAATGGCTGTCAATGTGGAGGAGGCCCTGGAGATTGCCAACAAGATTGGCTATCCGGTAATGGTTCGTCCTTCCTACGTATTAGGCGGCCGGGGAATGGAGGTCGTACACGACGACGAGGCTATGTCATTCTACATGCAGCAGGCTGTAGGCGTGACTCCGGACCGTCCAATCCTGATTGACCGCTTCCTGCACCACGCCACAGAGTGTGAGGCAGACGCCATCAGCGACGGAGAGAATGTGTTCGTTCCGGCCGTTATGGAGCACATCGAACTTGCAGGAATCCATTCCGGTGACTCTGCATGTATCCTTCCGTCCAGAAATCTGACCATGGATCAGGTGGAGACAATCAAGGACTACACAAGCAGGATCGCAAAGGAAATGCACGTAGTGGGACTTATGAATATGCAGTACGCCATCGAGGACGGCGAGGTTTATGTGCTTGAGGCTAACCCGAGAGCGTCCAGAACCGTGCCGCTGGTATCCAAGGTATGCAACATCAAGATGGTGAAGCTGGCAACAGACATCATGACATCCCACCTGACAGGACGTCCGTCTCCGGTGCCGGAGTTAAAGGAGAAGAAGATTCCTCACTACGGCGTGAAGATGCCTGTATTCCCGTTCAAGATGTTCCCTGAGGTTGACCCGGTATTAGGACCGGAGATGCGCTCCACGGGAGAGGTTCTTGGCATGTCACCGAACGTGGGAGAGGCCATCTACAAGGCACAGGAGGCCACACAGACAAGACTTCCAAGTGAGGGTACTGTCCTTTTAAGTGTCAACGATATGGACAAGCCAGAGTTAATCGAGGTTGCCAAGGGATTCTATGAGTGCGGCTTCAAGCTCATGGGAACAGGCAGAACCTACGATATCATGAAGGCAGCAGGCCTTCCGGCAGAGAAGGTGGCCAAGATCGACGAGGGACGTCCGAACGTACTGGACAAGATCACAAACAAGTCTGTAAATATTATCATCAACACTCCTCTCGATAAGAAGGGACTTGGCGATGACAGCTATATCAGAAAGGCAGCCGTAAAGGGCAAGATTCCTTACTTTACCAACATGGCTGCAGCAAAGGCTACCGTTCAGGCTCTGAAGACTATCAAGAAGAACGGACATCTGGGTGTGAAGTCCTTACAGGAGTTCCACAGCGAGATCAAGGAGCAGTAA
- a CDS encoding DUF3842 family protein, whose protein sequence is MKQPKVLVIDGQGGRMGRGIVEQLKKRFPSLPLTAIGTNSIATAAMLKAGADQGATGENPVVVNSRNADLIIGPIGIVIADSLLGEVTETMAAAVGKSPACKIFIPVSHRCSHTIVGCEELPLSEYIRLVCEQVEEILREREENLPL, encoded by the coding sequence ATGAAACAGCCAAAGGTACTGGTTATCGACGGCCAGGGCGGCCGCATGGGAAGAGGGATTGTGGAACAGTTAAAGAAGCGCTTCCCCTCCCTTCCTCTGACCGCCATCGGGACAAACAGCATTGCCACCGCTGCCATGTTAAAGGCCGGAGCCGACCAGGGGGCTACCGGTGAAAATCCCGTTGTGGTAAACAGCAGAAACGCGGATCTGATTATCGGGCCAATCGGCATTGTCATCGCAGACTCCCTCCTCGGCGAGGTGACAGAGACCATGGCGGCAGCCGTGGGCAAAAGCCCGGCCTGCAAAATCTTCATCCCCGTAAGCCACCGGTGCAGCCATACCATAGTCGGCTGCGAAGAGCTTCCCCTCTCCGAATACATCCGCCTGGTCTGTGAACAGGTAGAAGAAATCCTGAGGGAGCGGGAGGAGAACCTCCCCCTCTGA
- the infB gene encoding translation initiation factor IF-2, whose amino-acid sequence MRVNELSRELGRTNKEVLDLLRAQGYEVKSHSSNVSGEQIDAVRRGFAGKPARAEKEPTPVKGMGESEGRAPSREEQDSSRVKSQENRENWEQVQKERIGKAEAARVEEIKREPVKTEADGNGTAEPPKKRITAVYRPQNSTMKSSKPSGGQRQGQGRSQGGNGQGRQGNQNGQGNQGSREAGQGNRDGGRSFNRDGQGGRDGGRSFNRDGQGSRDGGRSFNRDGQGGRDGGRGFNRDGQGGRDGGRGFNRDNQGGRDGGRSFNRDNQGSRDGQGNRDGGRGFNRDNQGSRDGGRGFNRDGQGGRDGGRGFNRDGQGSRDGGRGGFNRDGQRGRGGDRGGLSIPKPSFDGPVVQKQQNTKQSKNNYKNDYKNDKYSRPDREEELRTKPGRGGKPGKGAFIMPQKKEEPKREEVKTIILPEVITIKELAEKMKMQPSVIVKKLFLQGTVVTINQEVDYDKAEEIAMEFDILCEKEEKVDVIEELLREDEEDEKDMVERPPVVCVMGHVDHGKTSLLDAIRQTNVTAKEAGGITQHIGAYVVEKNGQKITFLDTPGHEAFTAMRMRGAKSTDIAILVVAADDGVMPQTIEAINHAKAAGVEIIVAVNKIDKPSANVEKVKQELIEYELVAEDWGGSTVFVPVSAHTKEGIEELLEMILLTAEVKELKANPNRRARGLIIEAELDKGKGPVATVLVQKGTLHVGDPVACGSCYGKVRAMMDDKGRRVKEAGPSTPVEILGLNDVPNAGEVFVATENEKEARNFAETFISEGKNKLIEDTKAKLSLDDLFSQIKAGNVKELPIIVKADVQGSVEAVKQSLTKLSNEEVMVKVIHGGVGAINESDVNLAAASNAIIIGFNVRPDATAKSIAEREKVDVRLYRVIYQAIEDVEAAMKGMLDPIFEEQVIGHAVVRQTFKASGVGTIAGSYVLDGKFQRGCKARITRDGEQIFDGNLASLKRFKDDVKEVAAGYECGLVFEKFNDLQEDDMIEAYAMVEVPR is encoded by the coding sequence ATGAGAGTCAATGAGTTGTCCAGGGAGCTGGGCAGAACCAATAAAGAGGTGCTGGATTTGCTGAGGGCGCAGGGTTATGAGGTGAAAAGTCATTCCTCTAATGTGAGCGGTGAGCAGATCGACGCAGTGCGGAGAGGCTTTGCCGGAAAGCCCGCCAGGGCAGAGAAGGAGCCGACGCCGGTTAAAGGGATGGGAGAATCTGAGGGCAGAGCGCCTTCCAGAGAGGAACAGGACAGCTCGAGAGTCAAATCCCAGGAAAACCGGGAGAATTGGGAACAGGTACAAAAGGAAAGAATAGGAAAGGCGGAAGCAGCGAGAGTGGAAGAGATTAAGAGAGAACCAGTAAAGACAGAAGCAGACGGAAACGGAACAGCCGAGCCGCCGAAGAAGAGGATTACGGCTGTATACCGTCCGCAGAACAGTACAATGAAGAGCAGCAAACCATCCGGCGGACAGAGACAGGGCCAGGGACGCTCCCAGGGAGGAAACGGCCAGGGACGTCAGGGAAACCAGAACGGCCAGGGAAATCAGGGAAGCCGTGAGGCAGGCCAGGGAAACCGCGACGGAGGAAGAAGCTTTAACCGTGACGGCCAGGGAGGCCGCGACGGAGGAAGAAGCTTTAACCGTGACGGCCAGGGAAGCCGCGACGGAGGAAGAAGCTTTAACAGAGACGGCCAGGGAGGCCGCGATGGAGGAAGAGGCTTTAACCGTGACGGCCAGGGAGGCCGCGACGGAGGAAGAGGCTTTAACCGTGATAACCAGGGAGGCCGCGACGGAGGAAGAAGCTTTAACCGTGATAATCAGGGAAGCCGCGACGGTCAGGGAAACCGTGACGGAGGAAGAGGCTTCAACCGTGATAATCAGGGAAGCCGCGACGGAGGAAGGGGCTTTAACCGTGACGGTCAGGGAGGCCGCGACGGAGGAAGAGGCTTTAACCGTGATGGTCAGGGAAGCCGTGACGGAGGCCGCGGAGGCTTTAACCGTGACGGTCAGAGAGGCCGCGGAGGCGACAGAGGCGGCTTAAGCATCCCGAAGCCATCCTTTGACGGACCGGTTGTTCAGAAGCAGCAGAATACAAAGCAGAGCAAGAACAACTATAAGAACGATTACAAGAACGACAAGTACAGCAGGCCTGACCGCGAGGAGGAGCTTCGCACAAAGCCGGGCAGAGGAGGAAAGCCCGGAAAGGGAGCCTTCATCATGCCTCAGAAGAAGGAAGAGCCTAAGAGAGAGGAAGTAAAGACCATTATTCTGCCGGAGGTTATCACCATCAAGGAGCTGGCTGAGAAGATGAAGATGCAGCCGTCCGTGATTGTAAAGAAGCTGTTCCTTCAGGGAACCGTTGTCACCATCAACCAGGAGGTTGATTACGACAAGGCTGAAGAGATCGCCATGGAATTTGACATCCTCTGCGAGAAGGAGGAAAAGGTCGATGTGATCGAGGAGCTCCTCAGAGAGGATGAGGAGGACGAGAAGGATATGGTGGAGCGTCCGCCGGTTGTATGTGTTATGGGACACGTTGACCACGGAAAGACCTCCCTTCTCGATGCCATCCGCCAGACGAATGTGACGGCAAAGGAGGCCGGAGGAATCACCCAGCATATCGGTGCCTATGTGGTTGAGAAGAACGGCCAGAAGATCACCTTCCTGGATACACCGGGACATGAGGCGTTCACAGCCATGCGTATGCGCGGCGCCAAGTCCACAGATATCGCCATTCTTGTAGTAGCTGCAGACGACGGCGTGATGCCCCAGACCATCGAGGCCATCAACCACGCCAAGGCGGCAGGCGTTGAGATCATTGTGGCGGTCAACAAGATTGATAAGCCAAGCGCCAATGTGGAAAAGGTAAAGCAGGAATTAATCGAGTATGAGCTGGTTGCCGAGGACTGGGGCGGAAGCACAGTGTTCGTGCCGGTGTCCGCTCACACCAAGGAGGGAATCGAGGAGCTTCTGGAGATGATCCTCTTAACTGCTGAGGTGAAGGAGCTGAAGGCAAACCCGAACCGCCGCGCAAGAGGCCTTATCATCGAGGCAGAGCTTGACAAGGGCAAAGGACCGGTTGCCACTGTCCTGGTACAGAAGGGAACCCTCCATGTAGGCGATCCCGTTGCCTGCGGTTCCTGCTACGGAAAGGTCCGTGCCATGATGGACGACAAGGGCCGCCGTGTAAAAGAGGCAGGACCGTCCACACCGGTAGAGATTCTGGGATTAAATGACGTCCCCAACGCCGGAGAGGTATTTGTGGCTACAGAGAATGAGAAGGAGGCGAGAAACTTCGCAGAGACCTTCATCTCTGAGGGCAAGAACAAGTTAATTGAAGATACAAAGGCAAAATTATCACTGGATGATCTGTTCTCACAGATCAAGGCCGGAAATGTGAAGGAGCTTCCGATTATCGTGAAGGCAGACGTGCAGGGCTCCGTGGAGGCTGTAAAGCAGAGCCTTACCAAGCTCTCCAACGAGGAGGTTATGGTAAAGGTGATCCACGGCGGCGTAGGCGCAATCAACGAGTCCGACGTAAACCTGGCGGCAGCATCCAACGCGATTATCATCGGTTTCAACGTGCGTCCTGATGCGACAGCCAAGTCCATCGCAGAGCGGGAGAAGGTTGATGTGAGACTGTACCGCGTCATCTACCAGGCAATCGAGGATGTGGAGGCAGCCATGAAGGGTATGCTTGACCCGATCTTCGAGGAGCAGGTAATTGGCCATGCAGTTGTGCGCCAGACCTTCAAGGCCTCCGGCGTGGGAACCATTGCCGGTTCCTATGTGCTGGACGGAAAGTTCCAGAGAGGCTGCAAGGCGAGAATCACCCGCGACGGCGAGCAGATTTTCGACGGCAACCTGGCATCCTTAAAGCGGTTTAAGGATGATGTGAAGGAGGTTGCAGCAGGCTACGAGTGCGGTCTTGTATTTGAGAAATTCAACGATCTCCAGGAAGACGATATGATTGAGGCATATGCGATGGTGGAGGTTCCGCGCTAA
- the rbfA gene encoding 30S ribosome-binding factor RbfA → MRKNSIKNTRINSEVQRELSEIISREIKDPRIHPMTTVVAVEVTPDLKYCKAYISVLGSEEAGKETIKGLKSAEGFVRRQLASRINLRNTPEITFVLDQSIEYGVNMTHLINEVTKDLDTDEPEADEDEL, encoded by the coding sequence ATGCGAAAAAACAGCATTAAGAATACAAGAATTAACAGTGAGGTTCAGAGAGAGTTAAGCGAGATCATCAGCCGTGAGATCAAGGATCCGAGGATTCACCCCATGACCACCGTGGTGGCTGTGGAGGTGACGCCGGATTTAAAATACTGCAAGGCGTATATCAGCGTTCTCGGAAGTGAGGAAGCCGGTAAGGAGACCATAAAGGGCTTAAAAAGCGCCGAGGGCTTTGTGCGCAGACAGCTTGCATCCAGGATCAATCTGAGGAACACGCCTGAGATTACCTTTGTGCTGGATCAGTCCATCGAATACGGCGTCAATATGACACACCTGATCAATGAGGTGACGAAGGATCTGGATACAGACGAACCGGAAGCAGATGAGGATGAGCTGTAG
- a CDS encoding L7Ae/L30e/S12e/Gadd45 family ribosomal protein, which produces MDSSKKALNLLGLATKAGKTASGEFMTEKAVKEGRAFLVLVSEEASDNTRKMFTNMCTYYKVPLYFFGTKEELGHSMGKEMRASVAVLDSGLAKALVKQLNQNGGGKHESQ; this is translated from the coding sequence TTGGACAGCAGTAAGAAGGCGCTTAATCTTCTGGGTCTTGCTACCAAGGCAGGGAAAACAGCAAGCGGAGAATTTATGACAGAAAAGGCCGTAAAGGAGGGCAGAGCCTTCCTGGTACTCGTTTCAGAGGAGGCCTCAGACAATACCAGAAAAATGTTTACAAACATGTGTACTTATTATAAAGTCCCACTGTATTTTTTCGGAACGAAAGAGGAACTGGGCCACTCCATGGGCAAGGAGATGCGTGCATCGGTTGCCGTACTGGACAGCGGTTTGGCGAAAGCACTCGTGAAACAGTTGAATCAGAATGGAGGCGGTAAGCATGAGAGTCAATGA
- a CDS encoding DHH family phosphoesterase — MNQLLEHALSAAKTAVILGHLNPDGDCVGSALGLYNYLTAQYPGLSVDIYLDHPSAKFSYLKGFDKILCEYEEGKSYDLCITTDSSDRERLGVFLPYFESAGSTICIDHHVTNRGFAEENIICPEASSASEVVYTLLDEEKIDLAAAECLYTGIVHDTGVFKYSCTSGKTMEIAGKLMDKGIDCTEIIDGSFYRKTYVQNQILGRALLESILFMDGKCVFSAVKRKEMDFYGVTNKDLDGIIDQLRLTEGVEVAIFMYETGVSEFKVSLRSCRYVDVSRIAAYFGGGGHVRAAGCTMSGGIHDVLNNLAPHIEQQILAWEAEH, encoded by the coding sequence ATGAATCAGTTATTAGAACATGCGCTGAGCGCAGCAAAAACAGCTGTTATACTGGGGCATCTGAATCCGGACGGCGACTGTGTCGGCTCAGCTCTGGGGCTTTACAATTATCTGACTGCACAGTATCCCGGGCTGTCCGTTGACATTTATCTGGATCATCCGTCTGCCAAGTTTTCCTATCTGAAGGGATTTGATAAGATTCTCTGCGAGTATGAAGAGGGAAAAAGCTATGATCTGTGTATCACCACAGACAGCAGCGACAGGGAGCGGCTGGGCGTGTTTCTCCCCTACTTTGAGAGCGCCGGGTCAACCATCTGCATCGATCACCATGTAACAAACAGGGGATTTGCAGAAGAAAATATCATCTGCCCTGAGGCCAGCTCTGCCAGCGAGGTGGTTTATACCCTGTTGGATGAGGAGAAGATCGATCTGGCTGCGGCGGAATGCCTCTACACGGGAATTGTCCACGATACAGGCGTATTTAAGTACAGCTGTACTTCGGGAAAGACCATGGAAATTGCGGGAAAGCTGATGGATAAGGGGATCGACTGCACGGAGATCATAGACGGCAGCTTTTACAGAAAAACGTATGTCCAGAACCAGATTTTAGGGCGCGCCCTTCTGGAGAGCATTCTGTTTATGGATGGAAAATGTGTGTTCAGCGCAGTCAAAAGGAAGGAGATGGACTTCTACGGCGTCACAAACAAGGATCTGGATGGGATTATTGACCAGCTCAGGCTGACAGAGGGCGTGGAGGTTGCCATTTTCATGTACGAGACAGGCGTCAGTGAGTTCAAGGTAAGCCTGCGCTCCTGCCGCTATGTGGATGTCAGCAGAATCGCCGCCTACTTCGGCGGAGGCGGTCATGTGCGAGCGGCAGGCTGCACCATGTCAGGCGGCATCCACGATGTGCTGAACAATCTGGCGCCCCATATCGAGCAGCAGATTCTGGCGTGGGAGGCAGAGCACTGA
- the truB gene encoding tRNA pseudouridine(55) synthase TruB gives MYHGVINIYKEQGYTSHDVVAKLRGILKQKKIGHTGTLDPAAEGVLPVCLGRGTRLCDMLTDRSKTYQTVMLLGAVTDTQDTTGTILNENRGMAETLDEEKIRDIAEGFVGPYSQIPPMYSALKVNGKKLYELAREGKEIERKARPVEIFSLTVDRIELPRVTMTVHCSKGTYIRTLCHDIGEKLGCGGCMEYLLRTQVDRFLLKDSLKLSEVEALVREGRIEDAVIPVDQMFSGLPEIVSESGTLDRLLANGNFFAENQAGRGSAVSGAEDGSLCRVYDSRRRFIGVYEYRAREKRWKPKKIFLGGE, from the coding sequence ATGTACCATGGAGTGATAAATATTTACAAGGAGCAGGGCTACACCTCCCACGACGTGGTGGCAAAGCTCAGGGGAATTTTAAAGCAGAAAAAAATCGGCCACACAGGGACTCTGGACCCGGCGGCGGAGGGAGTTCTCCCGGTCTGCCTGGGACGGGGAACCAGACTGTGCGACATGCTGACGGACCGGAGCAAAACATACCAGACGGTGATGCTTCTGGGCGCTGTCACGGATACCCAGGATACCACAGGAACCATCCTGAATGAAAACCGCGGGATGGCTGAGACGCTGGACGAGGAGAAAATCAGAGACATTGCGGAAGGGTTTGTGGGACCCTACAGCCAGATCCCGCCCATGTATTCTGCCCTCAAGGTAAACGGCAAAAAGCTCTACGAGCTTGCCAGGGAGGGAAAGGAGATTGAGCGAAAGGCGCGCCCGGTGGAGATTTTCAGCCTGACTGTTGACCGGATCGAGCTTCCGAGAGTGACCATGACGGTTCACTGTTCCAAGGGAACCTATATCCGAACCCTCTGCCATGATATAGGGGAAAAACTGGGCTGCGGCGGCTGCATGGAGTACCTTCTGAGAACTCAGGTGGATCGGTTCCTTCTGAAGGACAGCCTGAAGCTCTCTGAAGTTGAGGCTCTTGTAAGGGAAGGCAGGATAGAGGACGCGGTTATCCCGGTGGATCAGATGTTTTCCGGGCTTCCCGAGATTGTCTCTGAGAGCGGGACTCTTGACCGTCTTCTGGCCAACGGAAACTTCTTTGCAGAGAACCAGGCGGGAAGGGGTTCGGCAGTCTCAGGCGCAGAGGACGGCAGTCTCTGCCGCGTCTATGACAGCAGGCGCCGCTTTATCGGCGTTTATGAGTACCGGGCCCGTGAGAAGCGGTGGAAGCCAAAAAAGATTTTTCTGGGAGGAGAATAG
- a CDS encoding GNAT family N-acetyltransferase gives MDIQKPAENSRKIRKISDCPELIHEAAGWFHSKWGVPAEEYIKSMEESLDLSSPIPQWYVITEEDSIIAGAGIIENDFHSRKDLSPNLCALYVEEPFRCQGIAGLLLSFICHDMLQKGIDTLYLVTDHTSFYERYGWQFLCTVQTEEPDAFPVPIRMYTRKTSLQRPLLSQETQI, from the coding sequence ATGGATATACAGAAGCCTGCGGAAAATTCCCGCAAAATCAGAAAAATATCCGACTGCCCTGAGCTGATCCATGAGGCCGCCGGCTGGTTTCACTCGAAATGGGGTGTTCCGGCCGAGGAATATATCAAAAGCATGGAAGAAAGCCTGGACCTGTCGTCCCCCATTCCCCAGTGGTACGTCATCACGGAGGAGGACAGCATCATTGCCGGCGCCGGCATCATAGAGAATGATTTCCACAGCCGAAAAGACCTGTCGCCAAACCTCTGTGCCTTGTACGTGGAGGAACCCTTCCGATGCCAGGGAATCGCCGGCCTCCTTCTCTCCTTTATCTGCCATGACATGCTCCAGAAAGGCATTGATACCCTGTATCTCGTCACAGACCACACCTCATTTTACGAGCGCTATGGCTGGCAGTTTCTGTGCACCGTACAGACCGAAGAGCCAGACGCCTTCCCTGTTCCCATCCGAATGTACACCCGCAAAACATCTCTGCAGAGGCCACTTCTCTCCCAGGAAACGCAAATATAA
- a CDS encoding bifunctional riboflavin kinase/FAD synthetase gives MEYIRGTREFQIGEPTAVTLGKFDGLHRGHKKLLEELFRFRGKGYRTAVFTFETAPGTLIRRKLQTMITTNEERCENLRAAGVDYLVEYPFNDQVASMTPEDFVRKVLVEQMNAKAIVAGTDFHFGCRRSGDVEFLRAHARELGYELVVVEKAMDGSREISSTYIREELAAGQIEKANELLGYTYSVQGRVVHGKHLGTGMGFPTVNLLPPSQKHLPAFGVYYSEVVIDGKVYPGITNIGRKPTIKGEHPAGVETYIYDWKKDIYGKNIEVKLLSFLRPERKFESVEELKRQVLSDKEEGRRWHEEREGRERV, from the coding sequence ATGGAGTACATCAGAGGAACCAGAGAATTTCAGATCGGGGAGCCGACGGCGGTGACACTGGGAAAATTTGACGGCCTTCACCGGGGCCATAAAAAGCTCCTCGAAGAGCTGTTCAGGTTCCGCGGGAAGGGATACAGGACAGCGGTATTTACCTTTGAGACGGCGCCGGGTACCCTGATTCGCAGAAAACTCCAGACTATGATCACCACCAATGAGGAGCGATGCGAAAATCTGAGGGCGGCAGGCGTGGATTATCTGGTGGAATACCCCTTTAATGACCAGGTGGCATCCATGACTCCGGAGGACTTTGTAAGAAAGGTTCTGGTAGAGCAGATGAATGCGAAGGCTATAGTGGCCGGAACAGATTTTCACTTTGGATGCAGGAGAAGCGGAGATGTGGAATTTTTAAGAGCCCATGCCAGAGAGCTGGGATATGAGCTGGTTGTTGTGGAGAAGGCCATGGACGGCAGCCGGGAGATCAGCAGCACCTATATCAGAGAGGAGCTGGCAGCCGGGCAGATTGAGAAGGCCAATGAGCTTCTGGGCTATACTTACAGCGTGCAGGGACGGGTGGTGCATGGAAAGCACCTCGGCACCGGTATGGGATTTCCCACGGTCAATCTTCTTCCGCCGTCCCAGAAACACCTTCCGGCGTTCGGCGTCTACTACTCGGAGGTGGTGATAGACGGAAAGGTCTACCCGGGAATCACGAATATCGGAAGAAAGCCCACGATCAAGGGGGAGCATCCGGCGGGGGTTGAAACGTATATCTATGACTGGAAAAAGGATATCTACGGGAAGAATATCGAAGTGAAGCTGCTGTCCTTCCTGCGGCCGGAGCGGAAGTTTGAATCAGTGGAGGAGCTGAAGAGACAGGTTCTGAGCGATAAGGAAGAGGGGAGAAGGTGGCATGAGGAGCGGGAGGGGCGGGAACGGGTGTAA